In Plasmodium falciparum 3D7 genome assembly, chromosome: 5, the following proteins share a genomic window:
- a CDS encoding secreted ookinete protein, putative, with product MAVLFFLFLNMLFYSTNCEQSEILPLGDIISSVADITNAITSNQKEGSINDAVTDSLPKINLKIVPSKKLHITKSDLVFLLSELRQEIRRQMGILEDELEEKERMRQRSSSLWNDKESAIYTPNEKINESQEVSTIEDEEEKEEIEDLLDSLNKIKNEDNDNTKENVTYDIEIHENRDTHKQNDLLNDKGFKQKLLRNGPLMK from the exons ATGGCTGTTCTTTTTTTCCTGTTCTTGAATATGTTGTTTTATTCTACAAATTGTGAACAATCGGAAATATTACCATTAGGTGATATTATATCCAGTGTTGCAGATATAACAAATGCAATAACCTCCAATCAAAAGGAAGGATCAATTAATGATGCCGTTACTGATTCCTTACCAAAGATTAACCTAAAAATAGTTCCATCAAAAAAATTGCATATCACTAAAAGTGACTTGGTTTTTTTATTGTCTGAGTTACGACAAGAAATTAGAAGACaa ATGGGTATTCTCGAAG ACGAACTTGAAGAGAAAGAAAGAATGAGACAAAGATCTTCTTCCTTATGGAATGACAAAGAATCAGCTATTTACACCCCAAATGAAAAGA TAAATGAATCTCAGGAG GTCAGCACTATagaagatgaagaagaaaaagaagaaatcgAAGATCTTTTAGACTCATTAAATaag atAAAGAACGAAGATAATGATAACACAAAGGAAAATGTAACATACGATATTGAGATACACGAAAATAGAGATACACATAAACAAAATGATTTACTAAACGATAAAGGatttaaacaaaaattaCTTAGGAACG GCCCACTTATGAAATAA
- a CDS encoding mRNA-binding protein PUF1, with protein MYICLYNIFYFICSKMENTKRKENDNCKEYALNISSKTNKEKYKYEGKKKDEKKKKDEGEYTNDDNKYVNDENKYVNDDNKYVNDENKYVNDENKYVNNDNKYVNNDNKYVNNDNKYTYDENTKKDKVDINIDIYNDDNQSYNNKKQKNDDDDISHNKHKNGDDKIDNIDNIDNNIEKGDNNICNFYDKRNEDNNTYADCNNIVEGINNNFECSGKKCNYIDKQRDKTKKYDIINMKCDNKCSNNMKNSTKNKMNTQTNNNKDMLSNQIRMCSKNINNNYIYNNNNNNNSIISSNYYYNYYNNTNMYNELNMVHNEKNNLIDILDKELKKNCNNYNIGNNNMNCNYKPNYNYFINKDLLNNNMTYIYNYPMMNTLNYSKDNNYCTYLDEINRINECTYNTTQPNLNNNTTYSPNFNDNSNLLYNHESYILSPYDYYNYYCSGLIPTYPIFNYRNVINSNNNNNNINGNINNNINGNINNNINGNINNNMNGNINNNMNGNINNNIHSNINNNSNNNNSNNNSNNNNKHYYDNTYFNHIIPSNTNNNSIDTYNENNNNHKMFYNYNKYNMYAPKIYYHDNMHNLYPINNIPSNYNSTENKILNCNTIIPYTGTNNNNNNNNNNNNNNNNNNNNNNNNNNNNNNNNNILSKNIVPYNANDINNLINLNNDNINNNSHMNPNNNTQIFNYFNYVSNSNFNIQRYLSNNNNNNNNLNNSTDYQQNISYYNTYNSNCYSSASKTYYCNQYLNEYPLFPVSSIDLYNTDNMNYTSNQLYYYHGNDNMNNEELKKKAEQENTHNNVNMNKRGVQNKKNNYNKENYLSPISFTGNICKIAKDQTGCRILQRILEKKNPKHIEEIYNEALDHIIELMVDPFGNYLCQKLMEVCTSEQIEKIIDKSSDQLINASISVHGTRTVQKLIEMIKTPSQIKKTTKALKNSIITLIKDINGNHVVQKCLITLTSHQCDFIYEAILNNCVEVSTHRHGCCVIQRCIDSANEAQKELFIRNISNNALDLVQDAFGNYVVQYILNLGNEKVNLEIANKLLPNIEELAVQKFSSNVVEKCLIIGNNKCRKLIINEILKKDKDILKQIILDPFGNYVIQRALSVASEPELTKLVEGIKPYIKELRNISSGKRIAWKLAKKHPLLNADINNQYFSNDNSDNVSLQNHDISSTNNSINIPTNNSDIFKNDKKKNNDENIVKKNYNNNNNNNNNNVKTFNHSKNYNAKNFNNNPNGNIKNFTNDNMKSYNYEHMRNYNFDPIRNYNMDNMKNYNVDNMKNYNVDNMKNYNMDNMKNYNMDNMKNFNNEYVKNFNNEYVKNYNNEYVKNYNNEYVKNYNNEYVKNYHHNNIKNHINCSNNSYANNSKTYKKNTQQKKNLQSSNDLCNVVSYNDHSPQNIAHKKNNLQEKISNVYNKRNDDSSMNNNTFCYKQGYVPDDTMKTHNETKNNDKMDEMDNLTTNEREHLNKIYSNQEDNQNKKDDIYHTHKRNDESNIYENQRNFNKNNFKYVIGQNLHRDDNNILVCNKSKTDRENNVRININEKNEEKNVDGQEKNENIQEKIDNVQEKKDNIQEKNENIQEKKDNVQEKNENIQEKKDNVQEKNENIQEKKDNVQEKNENIQEKNENIQEKNENIQEKNENIQRKKNNVQGKNENSQEKQENIQVKKEYVNEKKECIDDEEQKEPFHNNANTQNDNKCNNNVIKKSSVHLDNEKYHYENNINTEKEHIRSKSNHNRINNNSYDNKMIEKQNNENSNKYIIQNVPNNNSRMFHKKNDENKDGTKNKHMENKNNKVYNNNFNKNEYKRIQNNQMNMNQSYNFSQNKNYVYNNSYNNYNENYVNFYPMRNNNQDFNSNICSSNKNNPKLTYISNNKNNGDNYMRKNPKKITKKYSNESKLI; from the exons atgtatatttgtttgtataacatattttattttatatgtagcAAAATGGAAAATACGAAAAGGAAGGAAAATGATAATTGCAAGGAATATGCGTTAAATATAAGTTCAAAAACTAAcaaggaaaaatataaatatgaagggaaaaaaaaagatgaaaagaaaaaaaaggatgaaGGGGAATACAcaaatgatgataacaaaTATGTGAATGATGAGAACAAATATGTGAATGATGATAACAAATATGTGAATGATGAGAACAAATATGTGAATGATGAGAACAAATATGtgaataatgataacaaatatgtgaataatgataacaaatatgtgaataatgataacaaatatacatatgatgaaaatacgAAAAAGGATAAagtagatataaatatagatatatataacgaTGATAACCaaagttataataataagaagcaaaaaaatgatgatgatgatattaGTCATAACAAACATAAAAATGGAGATGACAAAATAGATAATATAGacaatatagataataatattgaaaagggagataataatatatgtaacttttatgataaaaggaatgaagataataatacatatgctgattgtaataatatagttgagggaattaataataattttgagTGTAGTGGTAAAAAATGTAACTATATAGACAAACAACgagataaaacaaaaaaatatgatattataaatatgaaatgtgataataaatgtagtaataatatgaagaattcaacgaaaaataaaatgaatacccaaacaaataataacaaagatATGTTAAGTAATCAAATAAGGATGtgttcaaaaaatataaataataattatatttataataataataataataataatagtattattagtagtaattattattataactattataataatacaaatatgtataaCGAATTAAATATGGtacataatgaaaaaaataatttgatAGACATATTAGacaaagaattaaaaaaaaattgtaataattataatataggaaataataatatgaattgtAACTATAAACCAAATTATaactattttattaataaagatttattaaataataatatgacatatatatataattatcctATGATGAATACATTAAATTATagtaaagataataattattgtaCATATCTCGATGAAATAAATAGAATAAAtgaatgtacatataatacCACACAAccaaatttaaataataatacaacatATTCTCCTAATTTTAATGATAATTCAAATTTGTTGTATAACCATgaatcatatattttgtctccttatgattattataattattattgttctGGTCTTATACCTACATATCCGATATTTAACTATAGAAATGTtataaatagtaataataataataataatataaatggtaatataaataataatataaatggtaatataaataataatataaatggtaatataaataataatatgaatggtaatataaataataatatgaatggtaatataaataataatatacatagtaatataaataataatagtaataataataatagtaataataatagtaataataataataaacattattatgataatacttattttaatcatattataccgagtaatacaaataataattctataGATACTtacaatgaaaataataacaatcataaaatgttttataattataataaatataatatgtatgctccaaaaatatattatcatgatAATATGCATAATCTATAtcctattaataatattccaTCGAATTATAATAGTacggaaaataaaatattaaattgtaACACCATAATTCCTTATACTGGAAcgaacaacaacaacaataataataataataataataataataacaataataataataataataataataataataataacaataacaataataataataatattctttcaaaaaatatagtaCCATATAATGCAAacgatataaataatttaattaatctaaacaatgataatataaataataattcccATATGAatcctaataataatacacaaatctttaattattttaattatgtaTCAAATAGTAATTTCAATATTCAAAGATATTTatcaaacaataataataataataataatttaaataatagtaCAGATTATCAACAAAACATTTCATactataatacatataattcaAATTGTTATTCATCAGCATCAAAAACATATTATTGTAAtcaatatttaaatgaatatcCTTTATTTCCTGTCTCTTCTATTGATTTATATAACACGGATAATATGAACTACACCTCAAATCAGTTGTATTACTACCACg GGAATGATAACATGAACAacgaagaattaaaaaaaaaagcagaACAAGAAAATACTCATAACAATGTAAATATGAACAAACGAGGAgtacaaaacaaaaaaaataactatAATAAGGAAAACTATTTATCTCCAATATCGTTCACTGGAAATATTTGCAAAATAGCCAAG GATCAAACGGGTTGTAGGATTTTGCAAAGGATACTAGAAAAAAAGAATCCAAAACATattgaagaaatatataatgaagcACTTGATCATATAATTGAATTGATGGTTGACCCATTTGGTAATTATTTATGTCAGAAACTTATGGAAGTATGTACATCTGAgcaaatagaaaaaataattgatAAATCATCAGACCAGTTAATAAACGCCTCCATAAGTGTTCATGGTACAAGGACCGTCCAGAAGCTTATCGAAATG ATAAAAACTCCTTctcaaattaaaaaaacaacCAAGGCTCTAAAAAATTCAATAATAACTTTGATAAAAGATATTAATGGAAACCATGTGGTTCAGAAATGTTTAATTACCTTAACGAGTCATCAGTGTGATTTTATATACGAAGCTATTTTAAATAACTGTGTTGAAGTATCCACGCATAGACACGGCTGTTGTGTGATTCAGAGATGCATAGACTCTGCGAACGAGGCACAAAag GAACTGTTCATCAGAAATATTTCGAACAATGCCCTGGATTTAGTACAAGATGCATTCGGAAATTACGTTGTACAATATATTCTGAATTTAGGAAATGAGAAAGTAAATTTAGAAATAGCCAATAAGTTATTACCAAATATCGAGGAACTAGCTGTTCAGAAATTTTCATCTAATGTTGTAGAGAAATGTCTAATAATAGGTAATAACAAATGTAGGAAACtcataataaatgaaatattgaaaaaagataaagatatattaaaacaaataattttaGATCCATTTGGAAATTATGTTATTCAAAGAGCATTGTCAGTTGCTTCAGAACCTGAATTAACAAAATTAGTTGAAGGAATCAAaccatatataaaagaattacgTAATATATCATCTGGAAAAAGAATTGCATGGAAATTAGCTAAAAAACATCCTTTACTTAATGCCGATATTAATAatcaatatttttcaaatgaTAACTCAGATAATGTTTCTTTACAAAATCATGATATTTCTTCTACTAACAATTCTATTAATATTCCAACAAACAATTCGgatattttcaaaaatgataaaaaaaaaaataatgatgaaaatattgtaaaaaagaattacaacaacaacaataataataataataataatgtcaAAACTTTCAATCATTCCAAAAATTATAATgccaaaaattttaataataatcctaatggaaacataaaaaattttactaatgataatatgaagtcttataattatgaacatatgagaaattataattttgatcctataagaaattataatatggataatatgaaaaattataatgtggataatatgaaaaattataatgtggataatatgaaaaattataatatggataatatgaaaaattataatatggataatatgaaaaattttaaCAATGAATATGTCAAAAATTTTAACAATGAATATGtcaaaaattataacaatgAATATGtcaaaaattataacaatgAATATGtcaaaaattataacaatgAATATGTCAagaattatcatcataataatataaaaaatcatatTAATTGTTCTAATAATAGTTATGCAAATAATTCTAaaacatacaaaaaaaatacacaacaaaaaaaaaacctgCAATCTTCGAATGACCTCTGTAATGTTGTTTCATATAATGATCATTCCCCACAAAATATtgcacataaaaaaaataaccttcaagaaaaaatatcaaaTGTATATAACAAAAGAAATGATGATTCCTCTATGAATAATAACACGTTTTGTTATAAACAAGGTTATGTACCAGATGATACAATGAAAACGCATAACGAAAccaaaaataatgataaaatggATGAGATGGATAATCTCACAACAAATGAAAGAGAACATTTAAACAAAATTTATTCTAATCAAGAAGACAACCAAAACAAGAAAGATGATATTTACCACACGCATAAGAGGAATGATGAAAGcaatatttatgaaaatcAAAGAAattttaacaaaaataattttaaatatgtgaTTGGTCAAAACTTGCATAGGGATGATAATAACATTCTTGTAtgtaataaaagtaaaactGATAGGGAAAATAAtgtaagaataaatataaatgaaaagaatgaagaaaaaaatgtagaTGGTCAggagaaaaatgaaaatattcagGAAAAAATAGACAATGTTCaggaaaaaaaagacaatattcaggaaaaaaatgaaaatattcaggaaaaaaaagataatgttcaggaaaaaaatgaaaatattcaggaaaaaaaagataatgttcaggaaaaaaatgaaaatattcaggaaaaaaaagataatgttcaggaaaaaaatgaaaatattcaggaaaaaaatgaaaatattcaggaaaaaaatgaaaatattcaggaaaaaaatgaaaatatccagagaaaaaaaaacaatgttCAGGGGAAAAATGAAAACTCCCAGgaaaaacaagaaaatatTCAGGTGAAAAAAGAATACGTAAATGAGAAAAAGGAATGCATAGATGATGAAGAACAAAAAGAACCCTTTCACAATAATGCAAACACCCAAAACGATAATAAATGTAACAACAATGTGATTAAAAAAAGCAGTGTCCATttagataatgaaaaatatcattatgaaaataatataaatacagaGAAAGAGCATATTAGGAGCAAATCAAATCATAACAGGATAAATAACAATAGTTATGATAACAAAATGATAGAAAAACAGAACAATGAAAATTCcaataagtatataatacaaaatgttcctaataataatagtagaatgtttcataaaaaaaatgatgaaaataaagatggtaccaaaaataaacatatggaaaataaaaataataaagtatataacaataatttcaataaaaatgaatataaaagaatacaaAACAATCAAATGAATATGAATCAAAGCTATAATTTTTCTCAGAATAAAAACTATGTCTACaataatagttataataattataacgaAAATTATGTCAACTTTTATCCCATgagaaataataatcaagattttaattcaaatatatgTTCAAGTAATAAGAATAATCCTAAATtgacatatatatcaaataataaaaataatggagATAATTATATGAGGAAAAACCCCAAAAAAATTACGAAGAAATATAGTAATGAGTCCAAATTAATATGA
- a CDS encoding histone RNA hairpin-binding protein, putative — MNEKGNFMKKAYKNNNIQLSENQINQRIKNVNLTKRLICYERYLKAIPKIERRNDLKNSWHPETPRYNKQISLSQWNKELKKWRKQIHAWGNISEEDHRYICKLSYTDKYKYLCNLKMPELSNLEIKNMKKENEEISHDILKHILLIQNKHNNPFDENDKIMYQPIFFLPENFSGTVVHNEFVIIKEQNMEKYLTLLKDKYKDKYNYCFKKYYELYLLNKDSDNKNVENSKNTIPKNGKNHIVIYLGKETKPLNYKNKEAQYEQKEKMEAYNFLCGSTKKYENHNKMNKRKKF; from the coding sequence ATGAATGAAAAGGgaaattttatgaaaaaagcatataaaaataataacatacaATTAAGtgaaaatcaaataaatcagaggataaaaaatgtaaatttaACGAAGCGTTTAATATGTTATGAGAGATATTTAAAAGCAATACCAAAAATTGAAAGGAgaaatgatttaaaaaatagcTGGCATCCTGAAACCCCTcgatataataaacaaataagtTTATCCCAGTGGAATAAGGAGTTAAAAAAATGGAGAAAACAAATACATGCATGGGGAAATATATCAGAAGAAGATCATAGGtatatttgtaaattatCTTATactgataaatataaatatttatgtaatttaAAAATGCCTGAATTAAGTAATctagaaattaaaaatatgaaaaaagagAATGAAGAAATATCACACGAcatattaaaacatattttattaattcaaaataaacataataatccctttgatgaaaatgataaaataatgtaTCAACCTATATTTTTTCTGCCCGAAAATTTTAGCGGTACTGTTGTACATAATGaatttgttataataaaagaacaaaacatggaaaaatatttaaccTTACTTAAAGATAAATacaaagataaatataattattgctttaaaaaatattatgaattatATCTTCTAAACAAGGACAGTGATAACAAAAATGTTGAGAATTCCAAAAATACTATTccaaaaaatggaaaaaatcatattgttatatatttaggaAAGGAAACAAAAcctttaaattataaaaataaagaagctcaatatgaacaaaaagaaaaaatggaaGCCTATAACTTTTTATGTGGTTCTACGAAGAAATATGaaaatcataataaaatgaataaaaggaagaaattttaa
- a CDS encoding WD repeat-containing protein 26, putative translates to MNYTNTIRREKRKRQEEINNVIQKKIKNCNMLKYYQNTKQNDYDFSSLMTKNIGINKSQQIFIKNVHNDENLCTYENDSVQKATHHLIKNEYNDTKFLLYDEMCVNQKGNKNVQFLVHLKKYKEECSYPHFIRKGLKRKNEKDMKMIDDEKYDKKNICNKNIYIERPCEQNAHIKEKNEQDVSTCNDMNRLKGYKKKLGHPKKKKTNHKGNNNNDGDNNGGHHNGGDNNNGDNNNGDNNNGDNNNGDNNNGDNNNNYYYNNLCNNNCEDNKAHSHMWEGLLKKDVLLLLIQAIKNMGYKKSAKYLELESGIELEQPLIKKMHKNILLGKWKNAIISLKKLNINKKLIKAISFLIYEQCFIEYLYEGKYFAALRCLRNKLEKCCFDQDTYYRLHQCTTFFMIINNNNENYDNCQNNDNCQNNDNCQNNDNYNNNFYYNIQYTCKEKYKNSRSILFEKINRLLPEHIIIPPRRLAILLHQSLKYQVDNCLFHNHFSQKTLKSKRTMKCTRMDNSKLYKRDNEKRNKCNKSECKRKQSHMTKNIKKKKKDMKVDDNIFRKEKRKNKNNKNKMNDPIKIRCPTNLSSNNEPTNNNNITSVTTKCLSNEDTLNVSNKENTTFMNTSMWNNENVQQNGEQYVQQNGEQYVQQNGEQYVQQNVQQNVQQNEYNITNINLSYDNSKKKCFMTYPPRAEKTVVPHKCNKEEEYQEDVYNANTSNPTSLDIYNNSTTYENQRKKKRNIIIKQECNEEMSSNNDQNYVIQKQNNDIIIKEGTIENILKTYEDVIITNKNIEHNNNHTDKGNNEDINNLKNVENNLVSNNNNNMELLNYKNKCCISNEIELQQNNVDNEKMKQMKVNYNVKDKNKYMNKKQTNKLNNNNNNNNNINIFKTCNHDNQDEMYQSRNHFDCKEYPTKIPCCYKHNELHSLSLLKNHECKKIKLPYYCIKILQGHKDEVWYVNVSPNGKYIASSSKDKSIFLWKGIYPFNKMREWNGHIDGVSYIIWSHNSKYLVSGSNDSNIIIWSPKSNKRKLSLNMHSGPITSICWSKDDSIIVSSAFDKKIFCTKLNEELKSFSILYAWSFSTRIQNFVFTNNDQYLIVVASDKNVRVIDYNQKKELYILPEFDTITSVCASKLYNHILVNIADQKPTIKLWDVKYRYIIQTYRGHKQGRFIVHSTFGGKNEDYVISGSEDSLIYIWHKTKGYLLDVINGHASTVSIAIWPLSYSKFPYMISASDDHTLMIWNVHPKINKIKKEKKKTKKKFIHPFLRELTKYHSIKN, encoded by the coding sequence ATGAATTATACAAATACCATTAGGCGTGAGAAGAGGAAAAGACAGgaggaaataaataatgttattcagaaaaaaataaaaaattgtaatatgttaaaatattatcaaaacacaaaacaaaatgattATGATTTCTCTTCGTTAATGACGAAGAATATTGGGATAAATAAAAGTCAAcagatatttataaaaaatgtacataatgatgaaaatctATGTACTTATGAAAATGACAGTGTGCAGAAAGCAACACATCATTTGATTAAAAACGAATATAATGATACaaaatttttgttatatgaTGAAATGTGCGTAAAccaaaaaggaaataaaaatgtacaaTTCCTTGTTCAtttgaaaaaatacaaaGAAGAATGTAGTTACCCACATTTTATTAGAAAAGgtttaaaaaggaaaaatgaGAAGGATATGAAAATGATAGATGATGAGAAGTacgacaaaaaaaatatatgcaacaaaaatatttatatagagaGACCATGTGAACAAAATGCCCATATAAAGGAAAAGAATGAACAAGACGTGAGCACATGTAATGATATGAATAGGTTGAAGggttataagaaaaaattgggtcatccaaaaaaaaagaaaactaaTCACAAaggtaacaataataatgatgggGATAATAATGGTGGACATCATAATGGTGgcgataataataatggagataataataatggcgataataataatggcgataataataatggagataataataatggagataataataataattattattataataacctttgtaataataattgtgaAGATAATAAAGCTCATTCACACATGTGGGAaggattattaaaaaaagacgtgcttttattattaattcaagcaattaaaaatatgggATATAAAAAGTCTGCTAAATATTTAGAACTAGAAAGTGGTATAGAATTAGAACAaccattaataaaaaaaatgcataaaaatattttattagggAAATGGAAAAATGCTATCAtaagtttaaaaaaattaaatataaataaaaaattaataaaagctATAagctttttaatatatgaacaatGTTTTATAGAGTATTTATATGAAGGTAAATACTTTGCTGCCTTAAGATGtttaagaaataaattagaaaaatgTTGTTTTGATCAAGATACATATTATAGGTTACATCAATGTACAAccttttttatgataataaataacaacaatgaaaattatgataattgtcaaaataatgataattgtcaaaataatgataattgtcaaaataatgataattataataataatttttattataatatacaatatacatgtaaagagaaatataaaaattctcgtagtattttatttgaaaaaattaacagATTATTACCTGAACATATCATCATACCACCAAGACGACTAGCCATTTTGCTTCATCAATCTTTGAAATACCAAGTTGATAATTGTTTGTTCCATAATCATTTTTCACAAAAAACATTAAAAAGTAAAAGGACTATGAAATGTACAAGAATGGACAATTCTAAATTATACAAACGAGATAATGAAAAGAGAAACAAATGTAATAAATCAGAATGTAAAAGGAAACAAAGTCATAtgacaaaaaatataaaaaaaaaaaaaaaggatatgaAAGTTGAcgataatatatttagaaaagaaaaaagaaaaaacaaaaataataaaaataaaatgaatgatCCAATAAAAATTAGATGCCCTACGAATCTAAGTTCAAATAATGAAcctacaaataataataatattacaagtGTCACAACAAAATGTTTAAGCAACGAAGATACATTAAATGTGTCTAATAAGGAGAATACTACTTTTATGAATACATCTATGTggaataatgaaaatgtacAGCAAAATGGTGAACAATATGTACAACAAAATGGTGAACAATATGTACAACAAAATGGTGAACAATATGTACAACAAAATGTACAACAAAATGTAcaacaaaatgaatataatataaccaaTATTAACTTATCTTATGATAActccaaaaaaaaatgttttatgaCATACCCTCCAAGGGCAGAAAAAACGGTGGTTCCTCATAAATgtaataaagaagaagaataCCAAGAGGATGTATATAATGCTAATACAAGCAACCCCACATccttagatatatataacaattccACAACATATGAGAAtcaaaggaagaaaaaaagaaacattattattaaacaaGAATGTAATGAAGAAATGTCATCAAATAATGATCAGAATTACGTAatacaaaaacaaaataatgacataattataaaagaaggaacaatagaaaatatattgaaaacGTATGAAGACGTTAtaattacaaataaaaatatagaacataataataatcataccGATAAGGGAAACaatgaagatataaataatcttAAGAATGTTGAAAATAATTTAgtttctaataataataataatatggaactattaaattataaaaataaatgttgtATATCCAATGAAATAGAGCTACAACAAAATAATgtagataatgaaaaaatgaaacaaatGAAGGTAAATTATAATGTGAaagataaaaacaaatatatgaacaaaaaacaaacaaacaaactaaataataacaataataataataataatattaatatttttaaaacatgTAATCATGATAATCAAGATGAAATGTATCAAAGTCGTAATCATTTTGATTGTAAAGAATATCCAACAAAAATTCCTTGTTGTTACAAACATAATGAATTACATTCTTTATCTCTTTTAAAGAATCatgaatgtaaaaaaataaaattaccttattattgtataaaaatattacaaggACATAAAGATGAAGTATGGTATGTTAATGTATCTCCGAATGGAAAATATATAGCATCGTCTAGTAAAGATaaaagtatttttttatggaaAGGTATCTAtccatttaataaaatgagAGAATGGAATGGACATATTGATGGTGTTAGCTATATTATATGGAGTCATAATAGTAAATATTTAGTTTCAGGTTCTAATGattcaaatattattatatggagtccaaaaagtaataaaagaaaattaagcCTAAATATGCATAGTGGTCCTATTACATCCATTTGCTGGTCAAAAGATGATTCTATTATTGTATCATCAGcttttgataaaaaaatcTTCTGTActaaattaaatgaagaattaaaaagcTTTTCTATTCTATATGCCTGGTCTTTTAGTACTAGAATacaaaattttgtttttacaaATAATGATCAATATTTAATTGTTGTAGCTTCTGATAAAAATGTTAGAGTTATTGATTAtaaccaaaaaaaagaattatatatattacccGAATTTGATACTATCACATCCGTATGTGCATCCAAATTGTATAATCATATCCTAGTTAATATAGCAGATCAAAAACCAACAATCAAATTATGGGATgttaaatatagatatattatacaaacatATAGAGGCCATAAACAAGGCAGATTTATTGTACATTCGACATTTGGTGGTAAAAATGAAGACTATGTTATAAGCGGTAGCGAAGATAgcctaatatatatttggcATAAAACAAAAGGATATCTCTTAGATGTTATAAATGGACATGCATCTACCGTTAGTATTGCTATTTGGCCTTTATCCTATTCCAAATTCCCATATATGATATCAGCATCTGATGATCACACATTGATGATTTGGAACGTACACCCtaaaattaacaaaattaaaaaagaaaaaaaaaaaactaaaaaaaaattcattcaTCCATTCTTAAGAGAACTGACCAAATATCATTCCATCAAAAATTAA